The proteins below come from a single Chryseobacterium nepalense genomic window:
- a CDS encoding TolC family protein yields MKIYNKYIMAIVLSLVLASCKAPLATVVKDEVKENIPQNFNQEEQGDANANSGTTPWRQFFTDPNLVALIETALKNNQELMITLQEIEIAKSGVLAKKGRLTPTVSAGVGAGVSKVGRYTSEGAGDASTEIEPGKEVPDPLGNFEGGLMANWEVDIWKKLRTEKESAIAHYLSTVEGKNFVLSNLIEEIADNYYELLALDNQLEIIQQYTKLQEKALEISKIQKEAAAATELAVKKFEAELAKSKATEYTIRQEITEKENEINALCGRYPQTIVRSKSDFMSMIPQTVYMGIPSQLLANRPDIKQAELELKAAKLDVEAARKEFYPTLEISATLGLEAFKPSYLVKLPESMAASLVGELAGPLINKSAIKANFQTADARQIQSLYEYDKTILNAYLDVANLMSKVKNIDQYYKLKSDETKALEQSIDIANQLFRNSRADYLEVLLNQRDALDAKMELVEAKQKQLSTVVDIYKSLGGGWK; encoded by the coding sequence ATGAAGATTTATAATAAATATATAATGGCCATAGTCTTATCGCTTGTTTTAGCAAGCTGTAAGGCGCCTTTGGCCACCGTCGTAAAAGACGAGGTGAAAGAAAATATTCCTCAGAATTTTAACCAGGAAGAGCAGGGCGATGCAAATGCCAACAGCGGAACAACTCCATGGAGACAGTTTTTTACTGATCCTAATTTAGTAGCGTTAATTGAAACTGCTTTAAAAAATAATCAGGAGCTGATGATCACTTTGCAGGAAATTGAAATTGCAAAGAGCGGCGTTTTAGCTAAAAAAGGAAGGTTAACACCAACGGTTTCTGCAGGTGTCGGAGCCGGGGTCAGTAAAGTAGGGCGTTATACCAGTGAAGGAGCAGGTGATGCTTCTACAGAAATAGAACCCGGAAAGGAAGTTCCGGACCCGCTTGGAAATTTTGAAGGTGGGTTAATGGCCAACTGGGAAGTCGATATCTGGAAGAAACTAAGAACGGAAAAGGAATCAGCGATAGCGCATTACCTTTCAACAGTAGAAGGAAAGAATTTTGTACTCTCTAATTTAATTGAAGAAATTGCCGACAATTATTATGAGCTTTTAGCATTAGACAATCAGCTTGAAATTATTCAGCAGTACACGAAGCTGCAGGAGAAAGCTCTGGAGATCTCAAAAATTCAGAAAGAAGCAGCAGCGGCTACAGAGCTGGCGGTTAAAAAGTTTGAAGCGGAACTGGCAAAATCCAAAGCTACGGAATATACAATTCGTCAGGAGATTACAGAAAAGGAAAATGAGATCAATGCTTTATGTGGTAGATATCCGCAGACTATTGTACGCTCAAAAAGTGATTTCATGTCTATGATTCCGCAGACTGTATATATGGGAATTCCATCTCAGCTTCTTGCCAACCGCCCTGATATTAAACAGGCTGAGCTGGAACTGAAAGCTGCAAAGCTGGATGTTGAAGCAGCAAGAAAGGAATTTTATCCTACTCTGGAAATTTCCGCAACATTGGGTCTGGAAGCTTTTAAACCTTCTTATCTGGTGAAATTACCGGAATCCATGGCAGCAAGTCTGGTGGGTGAGCTTGCAGGGCCGCTTATTAATAAAAGTGCGATCAAAGCAAATTTCCAGACCGCTGACGCACGACAGATCCAGTCTTTGTATGAATATGACAAAACTATTCTGAATGCATATTTAGATGTTGCCAATTTAATGTCTAAAGTAAAAAACATAGATCAGTATTATAAACTGAAGTCTGATGAAACGAAGGCTTTGGAACAATCGATAGATATTGCTAATCAGCTATTCAGAAATTCAAGGGCAGATTACCTGGAGGTTCTTCTCAATCAGAGAGATGCTCTGGATGCAAAAATGGAGCTGGTGGAAGCAAAACAAAAACAGCTGAGTACAGTTGTGGATATTTATAAGAGCTTAGGCGGAGGCTGGAAGTAA
- a CDS encoding efflux RND transporter permease subunit has translation MFKKFIRRPVLSIVISLIIVFMGVLSLLKLPITQFPSISPPKVNITADYPGANNELLIKSVVIPLERGLNGVPGMKYMTSDAGNDGEASIQVVFDLGTDPNVAAVNVQNRVSSVVNKLPPLVVREGVKITREEPNMLMYINLYSDDPKADQKFLFNYADINVMSELRRVSGVGFADILGTREYAMRIWLKPDRLTAYSISADEVMESLNQQSLEASPGKTGESSGKRSQSFEYILKYPGRFNNEKDYGNIILKAKPDGEFIRLKDVADIEFGSSMYDIYSTLNGKPSAAITVKQSYGSNASDVIKNVKSLMAELEKTTFPKGMHYDISYDVSKFLDASIEKVVHTLFEAFILVAIVVFLFLGDWRSTLIPALAVPVSLVGTFAVMSAFGITLNMISLFALVMAIGVVVDDAIVVIEAVHAKMEEKHLSPLKATEEAMHEISGAIIAITLVMASVFIPIAFMSGPVGVFYRQFSITMASAIILSGVVALTLTPALCALILKNNHGKAKRRTPITIFLDKFNGLFNKGAGKYEKMLNKTVKKKTITLPLLLAFCACTFFLSNSLPSGFIPAEDQGMIYAIIQTPPGSTLERTNQIAKELLRESEDIDGVQSVSSLAGYEILTEGTGSNSGTCLINLKSWEDRKESAAEIIEKLEEKAKNIPGANIEFFQPPSIPGYGAAGGFELRLLDKAGSGDYHKMEQVSNDFVRELKKRPELGSAFTFYSASFPQYMLRVDNDLAEQKGVTIENAMDNLSTLIGSNYETSFIRFDRPYKVIVQAGPQYRALPSDLLKLYVKNDKDQMVPYSDFMHLEKVYGLSEITRHNMYNSAEVSGTPAPGYSSGQAIAAIKEVADKTLPRGFGIDWAGISKDEVSRGNEAIFIFLVCLGFVYLILSAQYESFILPLPVILSLPTGIFGAFLCLKLLGLENNIYAQVAMVMLIGLLGKNAVLIVEFAVQKKAEEGIPVAQAAIEGAAIRFRPILMTSFAFIAGLIPLVLATGPGAIGNRTIGTAAAGGMLIGTVFGLMIIPGLYYIFGTIADKSRLARYEEENPLTEQTEPYQHDDKHEDL, from the coding sequence ATGTTTAAGAAATTTATTCGCAGACCTGTTCTGTCTATCGTAATCTCTTTGATTATCGTATTTATGGGAGTTTTATCATTGTTAAAATTACCCATCACACAGTTTCCTTCGATTTCTCCGCCCAAAGTAAATATTACGGCAGATTATCCGGGAGCCAACAACGAATTGCTGATTAAATCGGTCGTTATTCCTTTAGAAAGAGGATTAAATGGAGTTCCGGGAATGAAATATATGACTTCCGATGCCGGAAACGACGGGGAAGCATCCATTCAGGTGGTTTTTGATCTGGGAACAGATCCGAATGTTGCTGCTGTAAACGTTCAGAACCGTGTATCTTCAGTAGTAAATAAACTTCCGCCTTTAGTAGTGCGTGAAGGGGTGAAAATTACCCGGGAGGAACCTAATATGTTGATGTACATAAACCTGTACAGTGATGACCCGAAAGCCGACCAGAAATTCCTTTTCAACTATGCAGACATCAATGTAATGTCTGAATTGAGAAGGGTAAGCGGAGTCGGTTTTGCAGATATCCTCGGAACCAGAGAATATGCAATGCGTATCTGGCTGAAACCGGACCGGTTAACGGCATACAGCATTTCAGCAGATGAAGTAATGGAATCCCTGAATCAGCAGAGTTTGGAAGCATCTCCGGGTAAAACTGGAGAAAGTTCCGGTAAAAGATCGCAGTCATTTGAATATATTTTAAAATATCCCGGCCGTTTTAATAATGAAAAGGATTACGGAAATATTATTCTTAAAGCGAAACCGGACGGAGAATTTATCCGGCTAAAAGACGTTGCCGATATAGAATTTGGTTCTTCCATGTACGATATTTATTCTACATTGAATGGTAAACCTTCTGCAGCGATTACGGTAAAGCAATCATACGGTTCCAACGCAAGCGACGTGATCAAAAACGTAAAATCTTTGATGGCGGAGTTAGAAAAAACCACTTTCCCGAAAGGAATGCATTATGACATCAGTTACGACGTATCAAAATTCCTTGATGCTTCTATTGAAAAAGTAGTTCATACATTATTTGAAGCTTTCATTTTAGTGGCAATCGTGGTATTTTTATTCCTCGGAGACTGGCGTTCTACATTAATTCCGGCGTTAGCGGTTCCGGTATCTTTGGTAGGAACTTTTGCAGTCATGTCGGCATTCGGAATTACCTTAAATATGATCTCGCTTTTTGCCCTTGTAATGGCGATCGGGGTAGTGGTAGATGACGCGATTGTGGTTATTGAAGCGGTTCACGCCAAGATGGAGGAGAAGCATTTATCTCCGCTAAAAGCAACAGAAGAAGCCATGCACGAAATCAGCGGAGCAATTATCGCGATTACTCTGGTAATGGCATCTGTATTTATTCCGATTGCATTCATGTCCGGTCCGGTTGGGGTATTTTACCGTCAGTTTTCCATCACGATGGCTTCTGCGATCATTCTTTCAGGAGTTGTTGCTTTAACATTAACTCCGGCTTTGTGTGCTTTAATCTTAAAAAATAACCACGGAAAAGCAAAAAGAAGAACTCCGATTACTATCTTCCTTGATAAATTTAACGGGCTATTCAACAAAGGAGCAGGGAAATATGAAAAGATGCTCAATAAAACGGTGAAGAAAAAAACGATCACTTTACCTTTATTATTAGCGTTCTGTGCTTGCACATTTTTCTTGAGCAACTCATTGCCTTCAGGATTTATACCGGCGGAAGATCAGGGAATGATCTATGCAATTATCCAGACGCCGCCGGGCTCTACATTGGAAAGAACCAATCAGATTGCCAAAGAATTATTAAGAGAATCTGAAGATATTGACGGGGTACAGTCTGTTTCTTCACTGGCCGGTTATGAGATCTTAACAGAAGGTACCGGTTCAAACTCAGGAACCTGTCTGATCAACCTTAAAAGCTGGGAAGACCGTAAAGAATCTGCCGCAGAAATTATAGAAAAGCTTGAAGAAAAAGCAAAAAATATTCCGGGTGCAAATATTGAATTCTTTCAGCCGCCGTCTATTCCCGGCTATGGTGCCGCAGGTGGTTTCGAGCTTCGTCTGCTGGATAAGGCGGGAAGTGGCGACTATCATAAAATGGAGCAGGTAAGTAATGATTTCGTAAGGGAATTGAAAAAACGTCCTGAATTGGGTTCCGCATTTACCTTCTACTCTGCAAGTTTCCCTCAGTATATGTTGAGAGTGGATAATGATCTTGCCGAACAAAAAGGAGTGACGATAGAAAATGCAATGGATAATTTATCAACATTAATCGGTTCCAATTATGAAACAAGTTTCATCCGTTTCGACAGGCCTTATAAAGTAATCGTTCAGGCTGGCCCTCAGTATAGGGCGTTGCCGAGTGATTTGTTAAAGCTTTATGTGAAAAACGATAAAGATCAGATGGTTCCGTATTCAGATTTTATGCATCTGGAAAAAGTATATGGTCTTTCGGAAATTACCAGACATAATATGTATAATTCTGCCGAGGTCAGTGGTACTCCTGCTCCGGGTTACAGTTCCGGACAGGCTATTGCAGCCATCAAGGAAGTAGCGGATAAAACGCTTCCGAGAGGATTTGGAATCGACTGGGCAGGGATTTCTAAAGACGAGGTAAGCCGCGGAAATGAGGCCATTTTCATTTTCTTAGTGTGTCTAGGATTCGTTTACCTGATTCTTTCTGCGCAGTATGAAAGTTTCATTCTTCCGTTACCGGTAATCCTATCGTTGCCTACAGGTATTTTCGGGGCTTTCCTATGTCTTAAATTATTAGGATTGGAAAATAACATTTATGCTCAGGTAGCAATGGTCATGCTGATTGGTCTTTTAGGTAAAAATGCCGTATTGATCGTAGAATTTGCTGTACAGAAAAAAGCCGAGGAAGGTATTCCTGTTGCCCAGGCTGCAATTGAAGGAGCTGCAATCCGTTTCCGTCCGATTTTGATGACATCATTTGCATTCATCGCAGGTTTAATTCCATTGGTTCTGGCAACAGGACCGGGAGCAATCGGAAACCGTACCATCGGTACAGCAGCAGCAGGAGGGATGCTCATCGGAACTGTTTTCGGATTGATGATTATTCCTGGATTATATTACATTTTCGGAACCATTGCCGATAAGTCGAGACTGGCAAGATATGAGGAGGAAAATCCTTTAACAGAACAAACAGAACCGTACCAACACGATGACAAACATGAAGATTTATAA
- a CDS encoding efflux RND transporter periplasmic adaptor subunit, translating into MIKRVVASIALSSLLLFSCNKKKEEKEEAAVYPVTSPIVMDTVIDKEYVAQIRSVKNIEVRAQEKGFLERIFVDEGQFVRQGQTLFRIMPKLYQAELLKAQAEVAQATIELKNASTLASNNIVSKNERAMAKAKLDAANAEAKLAQIHLSFTDIKAPFSGIIDRIPLKLGSLVDEGDLLTSLSDNNDIYTYFNVSEPEYLNYQRNIASRGSNQVDLVMANGDVFPQKGEIQTIEGEFDSETGNIAFRAKFPNPDKLLRNGETGKVRMTLPLKNALIIPQKATYEIQDQKYVFVVDKNGVAKSKNIKVAYELPDVYVVASGISTGDRILLEGVQKVKDDQKVQVKAQDPKKVLQSLKLKAE; encoded by the coding sequence CTGCAGTTTATCCTGTAACCTCACCCATCGTAATGGATACGGTGATTGATAAAGAATATGTAGCTCAAATAAGATCTGTAAAGAACATTGAAGTTCGTGCACAGGAAAAAGGTTTCCTTGAGAGAATCTTTGTGGATGAAGGCCAATTTGTTCGTCAGGGACAGACATTATTCAGAATTATGCCGAAATTATACCAGGCAGAATTGCTGAAAGCTCAGGCAGAAGTTGCCCAGGCTACCATCGAACTGAAAAATGCAAGTACATTGGCCAGTAACAACATTGTTTCCAAAAACGAAAGAGCAATGGCTAAGGCTAAATTGGATGCAGCCAATGCAGAAGCAAAATTAGCACAGATTCACCTGTCATTTACCGACATTAAAGCGCCGTTTTCAGGGATTATCGACAGAATCCCGTTAAAATTGGGAAGTCTTGTGGATGAAGGAGATTTATTAACCTCACTTTCGGATAACAATGACATTTACACTTATTTTAATGTTTCCGAACCAGAGTACCTGAACTATCAGAGAAATATCGCATCACGCGGCAGCAACCAGGTAGATCTTGTTATGGCAAATGGCGATGTTTTCCCTCAGAAGGGTGAGATTCAGACTATTGAAGGCGAATTCGACAGTGAAACGGGAAATATTGCTTTTAGGGCAAAATTCCCCAATCCCGATAAATTATTACGGAACGGTGAAACGGGTAAAGTAAGAATGACTTTACCTTTAAAAAATGCTTTAATCATTCCGCAAAAAGCGACTTACGAAATCCAGGATCAGAAATATGTTTTTGTGGTGGATAAAAACGGGGTGGCAAAATCTAAAAATATAAAAGTTGCTTACGAACTTCCGGATGTTTATGTAGTGGCTTCGGGAATTTCTACCGGTGACAGAATCTTACTGGAAGGCGTTCAGAAAGTGAAAGACGATCAGAAGGTTCAGGTTAAAGCTCAGGATCCGAAAAAAGTTCTTCAATCATTAAAATTAAAAGCAGAGTAA